Proteins co-encoded in one Bacillus paramycoides genomic window:
- a CDS encoding GntR family transcriptional regulator translates to MEIEFSPNIPIYIQVMEYIKKEIVTGRLAPGDKIPAVRELASELQVNPNTIQRTFQELEREGIAVTRRGTGRFVTSEGEKITELRKEMATELLDNFINGMDNLGFTNEEILPILHSSLEKKRKENE, encoded by the coding sequence ATGGAAATTGAGTTTTCTCCTAATATCCCAATTTATATACAGGTAATGGAATACATAAAAAAGGAAATTGTAACAGGTCGTTTAGCACCGGGTGATAAAATCCCAGCTGTACGTGAACTAGCCAGTGAATTACAAGTGAATCCCAATACGATTCAACGCACATTTCAAGAGCTAGAACGAGAAGGTATTGCTGTGACACGAAGGGGAACAGGGAGATTTGTAACGAGTGAAGGAGAAAAGATTACTGAACTACGCAAAGAAATGGCAACAGAGTTGCTTGATAATTTTATAAATGGAATGGACAATTTAGGATTTACGAACGAAGAAATTCTTCCAATTCTCCATTCTTCATTAGAAAAGAAAAGGAAGGAAAACGAATGA
- a CDS encoding ABC transporter ATP-binding protein — protein MTELLQIENLWKRYNLKTVLQDLSATISEGKIIGLVGDNGSGKTTLLKMIAGLRYPSKGTITIEGQKVGIETKKTVSFMPDSPVFDEWMTIKDAVVFYQDFYSDFDFHQAMDLIAEFKMPLEEHIVALSKGGVEKLQLILTFSRKAKLYILDEPLGGIDLVSRKHVLDLILKFYREDCTILISTHLIEEIENIFDEVIFLKDGTIVLHENVEEIRFHHGKAVHELFREVFEQ, from the coding sequence ATGACAGAGTTATTACAAATTGAAAATCTGTGGAAAAGATATAACTTAAAAACAGTGCTTCAAGATTTAAGTGCAACAATTTCTGAAGGGAAAATTATTGGTCTTGTTGGTGATAATGGTAGCGGAAAAACGACATTATTAAAAATGATTGCTGGTTTGCGTTATCCTTCTAAAGGAACTATCACAATTGAAGGTCAGAAGGTAGGAATAGAAACAAAGAAAACTGTTTCATTTATGCCTGATAGTCCTGTTTTTGACGAGTGGATGACGATAAAAGATGCTGTAGTTTTCTATCAGGATTTTTATAGTGATTTTGATTTTCATCAAGCAATGGACTTAATAGCTGAGTTTAAAATGCCATTAGAAGAGCATATAGTTGCTTTATCAAAAGGTGGAGTGGAAAAATTACAACTTATCTTAACTTTCTCCAGGAAAGCAAAGTTATATATATTAGATGAGCCATTGGGTGGAATTGATCTTGTTTCTAGAAAACATGTACTAGATTTAATTCTTAAATTTTACCGAGAAGATTGTACCATTCTCATTTCAACTCATTTAATAGAAGAAATCGAAAATATATTTGATGAAGTAATCTTTTTAAAAGACGGAACTATTGTATTACATGAAAACGTAGAGGAAATTCGTTTTCATCACGGGAAAGCGGTACATGAGTTGTTTAGGGAGGTGTTTGAGCAATGA
- a CDS encoding alpha/beta-type small acid-soluble spore protein has translation MNIQRHESNTNEILISAAASAIKQMKYEIARELGVTLGPDTSSRANGSVGGEITKRLVRMAEEQLSGQHRLH, from the coding sequence ATGAATATTCAAAGACACGAAAGTAATACAAATGAAATTCTTATTTCTGCTGCAGCAAGTGCTATTAAGCAAATGAAGTATGAAATTGCCCGTGAATTAGGAGTCACACTAGGGCCTGATACATCATCACGTGCAAATGGGTCTGTCGGTGGAGAAATTACAAAGCGCTTAGTTCGAATGGCTGAGGAACAATTATCAGGACAACACAGATTACATTAA
- a CDS encoding M60 family metallopeptidase has protein sequence MNRKKNVRLQKPIKVLASSAILTTALFTPIMTNHLSVYAETASVQIATQYEQREFDLPGTGSFWDDAKREKRGEQKNYMPTGIYVKPNEQVTITVSGTQKIRAIIGTHQYDKEWGKEIDLSPGSNTISSPNGGVLGFDNYQSTGTVKVQVTQGGSPIPFFELGKHTKEDWIAMMNKYPNAHAVQLKSERAVLTVTRDSANKYIVNQDPVPLLNKYDEMIRAQDRISGLSETNPNPLHRSTRRIWAFVENPNAQSWGMYASWDGAVFTTAGEAIKSTLNVNEFGWGQMHEAGHARQQYPWTWNDVRGMGEVTVNLYSLAAFKKIYPNKPTRLDTEGDYNRAFAYLKQTNKEYKNIDDLFVKLVMLWQLHLAYGDDFYPNLHKLYREIPEDQIPKTDEDKIQAFIYNTSKIAKQNLLPFFDQWGLKATQETRQKVESLNNPTLVAPIWEATDAKPVKPLAVLSKKIMKASANSEEATASASKAIDGKTDTFWHSSWTPNQYPYNLTLELGDTRTISQLAYLPRQDGSENGRILTYNIYTSVDGVKYDKISSGIWENNSNKKTATFAPVTAKYMKVEVTNGQNGFASAAEVDILGY, from the coding sequence ATGAATAGAAAAAAGAACGTCAGGTTACAAAAGCCAATAAAGGTGCTTGCGTCATCCGCTATTTTGACAACTGCGTTATTTACACCTATTATGACAAACCATCTAAGTGTATATGCTGAAACAGCTTCTGTACAAATTGCAACGCAATATGAACAAAGAGAGTTTGACTTGCCAGGTACAGGAAGTTTTTGGGATGACGCAAAAAGAGAAAAAAGAGGTGAGCAAAAAAATTATATGCCAACAGGAATTTATGTAAAACCTAATGAGCAGGTTACTATTACAGTATCAGGAACGCAAAAGATTAGAGCCATTATTGGCACACATCAATATGATAAAGAATGGGGAAAAGAAATTGACCTTTCTCCTGGCTCTAATACCATCTCTTCTCCAAACGGTGGCGTATTAGGATTTGATAATTATCAAAGTACAGGAACAGTTAAGGTGCAGGTAACACAAGGCGGTAGTCCTATTCCATTCTTTGAATTAGGGAAACACACGAAAGAAGACTGGATTGCCATGATGAATAAATATCCAAATGCACATGCGGTACAATTGAAATCAGAACGAGCAGTACTAACTGTAACTCGTGATAGTGCCAATAAATATATTGTAAATCAAGATCCTGTTCCTCTATTAAATAAATATGATGAAATGATTCGGGCACAAGATAGGATATCGGGGTTATCTGAAACAAATCCTAATCCTTTACATCGTTCAACTCGTCGTATATGGGCCTTTGTAGAAAATCCTAACGCACAAAGTTGGGGCATGTATGCAAGTTGGGATGGAGCTGTCTTTACGACTGCTGGTGAAGCAATCAAAAGTACTTTAAATGTAAATGAGTTTGGATGGGGACAAATGCATGAAGCGGGACATGCAAGACAACAATATCCATGGACGTGGAATGATGTGAGAGGTATGGGTGAAGTAACTGTTAATCTATATTCTTTAGCTGCATTCAAGAAAATATACCCAAATAAACCAACACGTTTAGATACAGAGGGAGATTATAATAGAGCTTTTGCTTATTTAAAACAAACGAATAAAGAATATAAAAATATTGATGACCTGTTTGTAAAACTTGTTATGCTTTGGCAGCTTCATTTGGCATATGGGGATGATTTTTATCCAAATCTTCACAAATTATATCGTGAGATACCAGAAGATCAAATTCCAAAAACAGACGAAGATAAAATACAAGCTTTTATTTACAATACATCGAAAATAGCAAAACAAAATTTACTTCCATTTTTTGATCAGTGGGGATTGAAGGCAACCCAAGAAACGAGACAAAAAGTAGAATCTTTAAATAACCCAACATTAGTTGCACCTATATGGGAAGCAACGGATGCTAAACCTGTTAAACCACTTGCTGTATTGTCTAAAAAAATAATGAAGGCAAGTGCAAATAGTGAGGAAGCAACGGCTTCAGCTAGTAAGGCGATAGATGGAAAAACAGATACATTTTGGCATAGTAGTTGGACACCAAATCAATATCCGTACAATTTGACACTAGAACTTGGCGATACACGTACCATTTCACAATTGGCATATCTTCCAAGGCAAGATGGTTCAGAAAATGGCCGTATTTTAACTTACAATATTTACACGAGTGTAGATGGCGTTAAGTATGACAAAATATCATCAGGAATATGGGAAAATAATAGCAATAAGAAAACGGCAACATTCGCCCCAGTTACTGCAAAATATATGAAGGTAGAAGTAACGAATGGACAGAATGGATTTGCTTCAGCAGCTGAAGTAGATATTTTGGGATATTAA
- the hfq gene encoding RNA chaperone Hfq yields MYNLQEDMYEQLKEKKGDITIFLKNGVPLRGQILATDKFTVLMIVHGKQQLVYKQAISTILK; encoded by the coding sequence ATGTATAACTTACAAGAAGATATGTATGAACAATTAAAAGAGAAAAAAGGGGATATCACTATATTTTTAAAGAATGGGGTTCCCTTACGTGGGCAGATCCTTGCAACCGATAAATTTACCGTTCTTATGATCGTTCATGGTAAGCAACAACTAGTCTATAAGCAAGCTATTTCCACAATTCTTAAGTAA
- a CDS encoding NUDIX hydrolase, producing the protein MERVDVVYALIYDDTNRKILMVGNKRENASEWSLPGGARESGETLEQAVIRETFEETGLTVEIKDVFAINEKFFPHAHAVIFTFVARIVGGEISIQDKNEITDISWINIKEAEEIIFYFPDGVHNLLEKGLVAPYYFQTK; encoded by the coding sequence ATGGAACGAGTCGATGTAGTATATGCACTTATTTATGATGATACAAACAGAAAAATTCTTATGGTCGGAAACAAACGTGAAAATGCTAGTGAATGGAGCCTCCCAGGAGGGGCAAGAGAAAGTGGAGAAACCTTAGAACAGGCAGTTATCCGTGAGACATTTGAAGAAACAGGGTTAACGGTTGAAATTAAAGATGTATTTGCTATTAATGAAAAGTTTTTTCCACATGCACATGCTGTAATATTCACCTTTGTAGCTAGAATAGTCGGAGGCGAAATATCTATTCAAGACAAAAATGAAATTACTGATATTAGTTGGATAAACATAAAAGAAGCTGAAGAAATTATCTTTTACTTTCCTGATGGCGTTCATAATTTATTAGAAAAAGGACTAGTAGCTCCTTACTACTTCCAAACTAAGTAG
- a CDS encoding tyrosine-type recombinase/integrase, giving the protein MGNNNIKENVPSINNQSKYMDTYVENISGIIPFLHNNRYIDKVEEKMEVAEKEGKSKYTYLSDIEVIYHFVHLQKDMDEKKNRKEDTKKSYVSEILSFCQCMVQHAEEFELNGEELQQNDSLLKTLQPWHIRKYNAWLKQVENGRNGDTYAVATLAKKTVLIRSFLKHLHVFAYIEKPLHEELQRANVNEQDRPNRDLSYDEVMKILGFYKERGHLVNYTILLALASTGARIQELCTTRVKDLHYDGKYWLRVKGKGDKVRELFISEHLFQCICEMRRRRGFQTVLDRGDESPLFVNQRGNFYNSKTLSNQVTDMIKKTNLEFLQYRENPVTAHTFRHAFAIMAVEQGNADLYHLMQTLGHENIQTTKIYLEKHMKRKNNVGTSFADMLV; this is encoded by the coding sequence ATGGGTAATAACAATATAAAGGAAAATGTACCTAGTATAAACAATCAAAGTAAGTATATGGATACATATGTAGAGAATATAAGTGGGATCATTCCATTTCTGCATAACAATCGTTATATAGATAAAGTGGAAGAGAAGATGGAAGTTGCAGAAAAAGAGGGAAAGAGTAAATATACGTATTTAAGTGATATAGAAGTCATTTATCATTTTGTACATTTACAAAAAGATATGGATGAAAAGAAGAATAGAAAAGAGGATACGAAAAAGAGTTATGTGTCCGAAATCTTGTCATTTTGTCAGTGCATGGTTCAGCATGCAGAAGAATTTGAATTGAATGGGGAAGAATTACAACAAAATGACTCTCTGTTAAAAACATTACAGCCTTGGCATATTCGTAAATATAATGCTTGGTTGAAGCAGGTAGAGAACGGTAGAAATGGAGATACGTACGCGGTCGCAACACTTGCAAAGAAAACAGTACTTATTCGTTCGTTTTTAAAACATCTTCATGTATTTGCTTATATCGAAAAACCTCTTCATGAAGAACTGCAGCGTGCAAATGTAAATGAACAGGATCGGCCGAATCGGGATCTATCTTATGATGAAGTTATGAAAATTTTAGGATTTTATAAAGAAAGAGGGCATTTAGTAAACTATACAATCTTACTAGCTCTAGCAAGTACCGGTGCAAGAATTCAAGAATTATGTACAACAAGGGTAAAAGATTTACATTATGACGGAAAGTATTGGTTAAGAGTTAAGGGTAAAGGGGATAAAGTACGTGAACTTTTCATTTCTGAACATTTATTCCAATGTATTTGTGAAATGAGACGGAGAAGAGGATTCCAAACTGTATTGGATCGAGGAGATGAAAGTCCTTTATTTGTAAATCAAAGAGGGAACTTTTATAATTCAAAAACGTTATCAAACCAGGTAACAGATATGATAAAAAAGACAAATCTAGAGTTTCTACAGTATCGTGAAAATCCTGTAACGGCGCATACATTTCGTCATGCTTTTGCAATCATGGCAGTTGAACAAGGAAATGCGGATCTATATCATTTAATGCAAACACTGGGTCACGAAAATATCCAAACCACAAAAATCTATTTAGAGAAACATATGAAGCGGAAGAATAATGTGGGTACCTCCTTTGCGGATATGTTGGTGTGA
- a CDS encoding helix-turn-helix domain-containing protein produces MTQDLLFITKPTVTTKEAADLLGVTVQTILKKEKDGLIECVYKDNWKQFGSKIFYLEDIERLKNKNEVKGLSTKEVAEILNVAPSTIFTYIKSGKLPAKMVEKRGKQVYLIDEEELEIFMLDYEKTKTKERKTFITKIQQEEIYLYQLLTHQHTGKTARVIEINGADGKILTEDEEIFPLSTYKEHDYSFEPFLKQAVITKRGYLSFSFKKPQLFNSITYNLINLFYKELGVTNMRLGISSDTIRLEIKPFVLQVDPLQFQEEVKYLHSHMKSGTILPHVEGIYFKSNVEPLTFHADHEFKQRVVQMAADAGMGQEEFLLQAVKSYMKNLK; encoded by the coding sequence ATGACACAAGATTTATTGTTCATTACAAAACCTACTGTAACGACAAAAGAGGCAGCCGACTTATTAGGAGTAACGGTACAAACAATTTTAAAAAAAGAAAAAGATGGATTAATAGAATGTGTATATAAAGATAACTGGAAGCAATTCGGTAGTAAGATTTTCTATTTAGAGGACATTGAACGTTTAAAAAATAAAAATGAGGTTAAAGGCCTTAGCACGAAAGAAGTAGCTGAAATTCTTAATGTTGCACCATCTACTATCTTTACATACATCAAATCTGGAAAATTACCCGCGAAAATGGTAGAAAAACGAGGAAAACAAGTATATCTTATCGATGAAGAAGAGCTAGAGATTTTTATGCTTGATTATGAAAAAACTAAAACAAAAGAGCGAAAAACATTCATTACTAAGATTCAACAAGAAGAGATATATTTATATCAATTATTAACACATCAACATACCGGAAAAACAGCTAGAGTAATAGAAATCAATGGAGCAGACGGCAAGATTCTTACAGAAGACGAAGAAATTTTCCCTCTATCCACTTATAAGGAACATGATTACTCCTTTGAACCTTTCCTTAAACAAGCTGTAATTACCAAACGAGGTTATTTATCTTTTTCATTTAAAAAACCTCAGCTATTTAATTCCATCACTTATAATCTAATAAACTTATTTTATAAAGAACTAGGTGTCACAAATATGCGATTAGGTATTTCATCTGATACTATCAGATTAGAAATTAAGCCTTTCGTATTACAAGTAGATCCACTACAATTTCAAGAAGAGGTTAAATACTTACATTCTCATATGAAATCCGGCACGATACTTCCTCATGTAGAGGGTATTTACTTTAAAAGTAATGTAGAGCCATTAACTTTTCATGCAGATCATGAATTCAAGCAAAGAGTAGTGCAAATGGCAGCCGATGCAGGTATGGGACAGGAAGAATTTCTATTGCAAGCTGTAAAATCTTATATGAAAAATTTAAAATAG
- a CDS encoding ABC transporter permease yields the protein MNPLFFYLYKCNRKKIAVFYSGFIIISLLLLFSTIGLSRVLPPFIKDLALLIYLIIIGIAAFLLLLIALPSFNKILKNSMIRYTAIPTRKYIYANLLFFTLMFIILLGIGLIFSYYFSQSLYDGKVIGYNPSLYGGEVTGEFRQEYHKLYSYGIFQHIFAFLLWGIDFMSILISCYFTIAIIRLFPVKSWMSKIILFIIFVAIFSTIQTIVMNVLSNLEKYAVTIKSSRFMDKNDFFDTSFYPIEDFTILGLCFTCLLIIVLVAITGRIINKKLEI from the coding sequence ATGAACCCACTTTTTTTCTATTTATATAAGTGCAATAGAAAAAAAATAGCAGTCTTTTATTCTGGTTTTATTATTATTTCTTTACTTCTTTTATTTAGTACGATAGGACTCTCAAGGGTACTACCTCCGTTTATAAAGGATTTAGCATTACTCATATACCTAATAATAATTGGTATAGCTGCATTTTTACTTCTTCTAATAGCGCTGCCTTCTTTCAATAAAATATTAAAAAATTCTATGATTCGTTATACAGCCATCCCAACCCGAAAATATATATATGCGAATTTATTATTTTTTACATTAATGTTTATTATTTTATTAGGTATAGGCTTAATTTTTTCATATTATTTTTCACAAAGTCTTTATGATGGAAAAGTAATTGGTTATAATCCCAGTCTTTATGGTGGGGAAGTAACCGGAGAATTTCGACAAGAATATCACAAGTTGTATAGTTACGGAATCTTCCAACACATATTTGCTTTTCTTTTATGGGGAATCGATTTCATGAGTATCCTTATTTCTTGTTATTTTACCATAGCCATTATAAGGCTGTTTCCAGTGAAGTCATGGATGAGTAAAATAATTTTATTCATTATTTTTGTTGCTATCTTTTCAACAATACAAACAATAGTAATGAATGTGTTAAGTAATTTAGAGAAATATGCAGTTACTATTAAAAGTTCTAGGTTCATGGATAAGAATGATTTTTTTGATACATCATTTTACCCTATTGAAGATTTCACTATTTTGGGTCTATGTTTTACTTGCTTGTTAATAATTGTACTCGTAGCGATTACAGGTCGCATTATCAATAAGAAATTAGAGATATAA
- a CDS encoding VOC family protein, whose product MSDTQTLRGLTTVSFWTDDLAAAKKWYAELLGIEPYFERPGYTEFRLGDYQHELGLIDSRYAPDGPATGPAGAVVYWHVDNVTATFKNLLSMGAKEYEAPTERGEGFITASVVDPFGNILGIMYNQHYLEVLGSTRKT is encoded by the coding sequence ATGAGTGACACACAGACATTACGAGGATTAACCACAGTCAGTTTTTGGACGGATGATCTAGCAGCGGCAAAGAAGTGGTACGCCGAACTGTTGGGCATCGAACCTTACTTCGAACGTCCAGGATATACCGAGTTTCGTCTTGGCGATTACCAGCACGAGCTGGGGCTGATTGATAGCCGCTATGCGCCCGATGGTCCAGCGACCGGACCGGCCGGTGCTGTAGTGTACTGGCACGTCGATAATGTAACAGCAACTTTCAAAAATCTGCTGTCTATGGGAGCAAAAGAATACGAGGCACCCACAGAGCGTGGCGAGGGTTTTATTACTGCTTCCGTGGTCGATCCCTTTGGGAACATCTTAGGGATTATGTACAATCAGCATTATTTAGAGGTTCTGGGTTCGACTAGAAAAACGTAA